The Coffea arabica cultivar ET-39 chromosome 10e, Coffea Arabica ET-39 HiFi, whole genome shotgun sequence region TGAATATGGCTGTTTTTGATGAACCACTAACATTTGTTATCCTGCGTCTACTTATTAGCATCATCCTCATCACGTCATTTGCCGTCCACCCTTCCTTTTGTACTACTACTGCTACTGCTACTGATCATGAAGACATGAAGAACAGCACCAGCAACAACAGTACTCGTAGCGGCTGGATTCTTGCTACTTGTTTAGCTGATTATGGGGTCAACAATTTCACCCTCTTCCCAAGTTATCATCATCTTGGTCAAGACGCCAAGCTTTATTACACCTTCCTCGATTTCTCCATAACCAACCTTAGGTTCGCCCAACCCTCCGTACCTAAGCCAGCTGCAATTATTATGCCCCAGACCAAAGACCAACTAGTCAACACCCTCCTGTGCTGTAGGGGCAACTTAGGAGGAGGATCTTTTGAGATCAGGGTCCGGTCCGGGGGACACAGCTACGAGGGCACTTCCTCAGTTGCTACTGATGGCTCTCCCTTCGTCATCATCGACCTCATGAATCTGAACCGGATTTCTGTGGATTTGGAGTCCCAAACGGCGTGGGTGGGGGGAGGTGCCACCCTGGGCCAAACTTACTATGCTATTTCCGAGGCCAGCAGAGATCGTGGCTTCTCAGCTGGGTCTTGCCCGACGGTGGGGGTTGGAGGGCACATCTCAGGAGGGGGTTTCGGTTTCCTGTCCAGGAAATACGGGGTGGCAGCTGATAACGTGGAGGATGCGCTCCTGGTGGATGCAGCTGGACGGGTCTTGGACAGGGAAGCCATGGGAGAGGAAGTGTTCTGGGCTATGCGGGGAGGCGGTGGAGGGATTTGGGGGATCATTTACGCCTGGAAGATCAAGTTAGTCGAGGTCCCTCGAACCGTGACGGCTTTCACATTGTCCCGACCTGGCACCAAAAACTACGTGGGGAGGCTTCTGGAGAAGTGGCAGCACGTCGCACCAAAGCTGAGTGATGACTTTTACTTATCAGTTTCCCTAGCTTCGGATTCGTCGGAAGGGCTTCCACCAACTATCCTAGTATCAGCGACATTCAGTGGGCTTTTCCTGGGTACTAAAAGGGAAGCTTTGTCCGAATTGATCAAGGTTTTTCCGGAGCTACGTCTCCGAGAAGGAGACTGCAAGGAAATGAGCTGGATCGAGTCCGTAGTTTATTTCTCTGGGTTGGAGCCCGCCGGAAACAGCAGCACCGTGAAAACCTCTCAGCTGAGAGATCGTTACTCGCcaaataaatcattttttaaggCTAAATCAGACTACGTGAGGACCCCGATTTCCAGGGCCGGAATAAGGACAGCCCTTGACATGCTACAGAAAGAACCAAAAGGGTACGTGATCTTCGATCCTTATGGGGGATTCATGGAAAGGACCAGCAGCGAATCCATCGCTTTCCCTCACAGACGAGGCAACCTTTTCTGCATCCAATACATGGTGGACTGGGAGGAAAAGGACGACCAAGGGAGCAACGGGTACATCCAATGGATAAGAGGATTCTACAGTGCAATGGGGCCTTTTGTTTCCTCCGCTCCCAGAGCCGCCTACGTCAATTACCTGGATCTTGACCTCGGAGTCATGAACACCAGCAACAGCGACAAAGAAACTGCAGATGGCGCCGTGGAAAGGGCCAGAGCTTGGGGTGAGAAGTACTTCTTGGGTAACTATGATAGGTTAGTGAAAGCGAAAACTCGCATTGATCCCCTCAACGTCTTTAGGAATCAACAGGGCATTCCTCCCTTGCCCGCTGCCAATTGACTATCCAAGACTGCCATGTATATCAGTATATGTACTACATAAATAATGATACAGTGCATACGATTTAATAATGTGTTTCTGCTGGATTAATAATATGATTCTATTGAAAAATTATTTGGGTCAAATCCGTGAATCTCGggtgttatatatatatactatcccaaaaagttttttttttttttgttttatgaaattttacttgtcaaCATTATGCTACAATATTTTTACTTCTCATTTTCTTTAAACAATTGCTTTTTGCACATAATTTTTTAAAGTCATatcaatcaaatttttttttgcattgaAATTCCATTGCACGAATCTTGAATTGTCAAATAGTTTAACTTTGAGGAGATATTTTCAGATTTTGTGAAGTCTACTTGTATTTCTCATTCAAGACATTGTTTATGATAATTGTAGATACTACGTGACTAAAAATTGTAAACTTaataaatttcaatttattaaGTGCTGAATTAGAAACAGATGATTTGAAACAAAGCTTCACAAAGCAACGACATTGGCTTAGAAACGGGCAATTTCaaacatgcaaaaaatttttttattaaatatcGAATTAagttatcaaacaacaacaccTAATTATCAAATAGGATCaatttattaaatattaaattaaactatcaaattggtcaaatttttattaaatattaaattaagtTATCAACCAAACCAAAGGTTTTGATGCTCCGACAGTACTTTACTTTTAACTTTTAACTTTTAACTTTGGGCAAATCgtcaatttggtccctaaactttttcaCTTAAACCAATTTAGTCCTTCACGGTTTTTTTTCaccaatttagtcctcaaaCAATTTTATCAAGTCCAATGTAGGACTTTTTGGGCGGCGCCACTacattttatgtatttttcacGGCGGACCAGGGGTATAATTGGAATGACAGGTATAATTGTCTAAACACCTTGACTAGAATGGCAGCTCTGTCACGATTAGCAAAAGAAACCCCTGCAAATCGACTTCTTCAGAGCTCATAGGAATTAGGCATTCTGatcaaaatgtaagaaaatgtGATTGCCAACAGAAGATGAGCAGATCCGTGTCTTCGATGATGGAAGGTGTCGATGGCGACAAGGATGGTGAAAAGGAAGCAGTTGCAGCAACACTATCCAGTAAGCTTTAACCAGATCTTACTTAgcttcttcattttctgctaTGCTTGTTTGATGTTTGAGCAGCTGCATGTTAGTTTAACCTTTTCATCAGAATGTTAAAGCTAATGTGTTTGTACTTTGTCGTTGTATGTGGGGCTGAAGTAGTCCAACATTTTCTTCTCTGTTTAATGACAGTGTTAAGCATGTGGGCGATTAATTAGTGGAATATGGTACATTGTGGGGTTGAcgtgtttttttaaaaatgttttCTGCGTGGGTCATATGCAGATCTGGGGATGGTGAAATATGCCATATTTAAAGCTGAATTTTTTTAATGGTGATGTGGTCCCTGTAGTTCTAAAATGTAGTGTGCTGTTGTTTTCATGTTC contains the following coding sequences:
- the LOC113712691 gene encoding berberine bridge enzyme-like D-2, which codes for MKKLMNMAVFDEPLTFVILRLLISIILITSFAVHPSFCTTTATATDHEDMKNSTSNNSTRSGWILATCLADYGVNNFTLFPSYHHLGQDAKLYYTFLDFSITNLRFAQPSVPKPAAIIMPQTKDQLVNTLLCCRGNLGGGSFEIRVRSGGHSYEGTSSVATDGSPFVIIDLMNLNRISVDLESQTAWVGGGATLGQTYYAISEASRDRGFSAGSCPTVGVGGHISGGGFGFLSRKYGVAADNVEDALLVDAAGRVLDREAMGEEVFWAMRGGGGGIWGIIYAWKIKLVEVPRTVTAFTLSRPGTKNYVGRLLEKWQHVAPKLSDDFYLSVSLASDSSEGLPPTILVSATFSGLFLGTKREALSELIKVFPELRLREGDCKEMSWIESVVYFSGLEPAGNSSTVKTSQLRDRYSPNKSFFKAKSDYVRTPISRAGIRTALDMLQKEPKGYVIFDPYGGFMERTSSESIAFPHRRGNLFCIQYMVDWEEKDDQGSNGYIQWIRGFYSAMGPFVSSAPRAAYVNYLDLDLGVMNTSNSDKETADGAVERARAWGEKYFLGNYDRLVKAKTRIDPLNVFRNQQGIPPLPAAN